The following are encoded together in the Triticum dicoccoides isolate Atlit2015 ecotype Zavitan chromosome 6B, WEW_v2.0, whole genome shotgun sequence genome:
- the LOC119321792 gene encoding uncharacterized protein LOC119321792, whose protein sequence is MASSSNPVSMDMDPPVLSIAVEHGPPASRLVQLGVRSWPKWGCPTGKFPVKFDARQTCYLVKGKVRAHIKGSSECVEFGAGDLVVFPKGLSCTWDVVAAVDKYYKFDSS, encoded by the exons ATGGCCTCGAGCTCAAACCCGGTCAGCATGGACATGGACCCGCCCGTCCTCTCCATCGCCGTCGAGCACGGCCCGCCGGCGTCGCGCCTGGTTCAGCTCGGCGTCAGGTCCTGGCCCAA GTGGGGCTGCCCGACGGGGAAGTTCCCGGTGAAGTTCGACGCGAGGCAGACGTGCTACCTGGTGAAGGGCAAGGTGAGGGCGCACATCAAGGGGTCGTCCGAGTGCGTGGAGTTCGGCGCCGGCGACCTCGTCGTCTTCCCCAAGGGGCTCAGCTGCACCTGGgacgtggtcgccgccgtcgacaagTACTACAAGTTCGATTCGTCTTGA